A genomic region of Deltaproteobacteria bacterium contains the following coding sequences:
- the flhB gene encoding flagellar biosynthesis protein FlhB, which translates to MAQQDPSRTETATQKRRNKARNEGNVPKSQEISKPIILLGGLIALRICLGYIWAQMEGLFRLFTGPALNMSFDPATVYDLFVHCIIVFAKMVLPVLLIVATCAFVVMRLQVGNVWASKVLKPKLRLNILAGIKRLILDPKAIVRLFRSLGQASAVGFATFLVLKAEFFKVTPLFFADVSGIAAYILAAGFTMTQYALVPMLIIGIADLVYTRWDYEENLKMTKDEVKDERKQAEGDPKIKNQQKRKMMAVMQQRMLAKVPEADVVITNPTHFAVALKYNPMQAPAPIVLAKGVNHMAEKIKAIARENRVPIRENKPLARALYSSVQVGDVIPEEMYQAVAAILAQVFKARPGRPH; encoded by the coding sequence ATGGCCCAGCAGGATCCGAGTCGCACCGAAACGGCAACGCAAAAACGACGCAATAAGGCCAGGAACGAAGGAAATGTCCCCAAGAGCCAGGAGATCAGCAAGCCGATCATTCTTTTGGGAGGTCTCATCGCCCTCAGAATTTGCCTGGGATACATCTGGGCCCAGATGGAGGGGCTATTCCGCCTGTTCACCGGGCCGGCTTTAAACATGTCCTTTGATCCGGCCACGGTCTACGATCTCTTTGTCCACTGCATCATCGTTTTCGCCAAGATGGTCCTGCCGGTTTTATTGATCGTGGCAACGTGCGCATTCGTGGTCATGCGGCTTCAAGTCGGCAACGTATGGGCCAGCAAGGTTCTCAAGCCAAAACTCAGACTCAATATTTTGGCCGGGATCAAGCGCTTGATTCTGGATCCCAAGGCCATTGTCCGGTTGTTCAGGAGCCTCGGACAGGCTTCTGCCGTGGGATTTGCCACATTTTTGGTCCTCAAGGCCGAATTCTTCAAGGTCACCCCTCTCTTTTTCGCCGATGTGAGCGGCATTGCAGCCTACATCCTGGCTGCCGGGTTCACCATGACCCAGTATGCACTGGTTCCGATGCTTATCATAGGCATTGCCGACCTCGTCTACACCCGTTGGGACTATGAAGAGAACCTGAAGATGACCAAGGACGAGGTCAAGGACGAACGCAAGCAGGCCGAGGGTGATCCGAAAATCAAAAATCAACAGAAGCGAAAGATGATGGCCGTCATGCAGCAGCGGATGCTGGCCAAGGTTCCCGAGGCCGACGTGGTCATCACCAACCCGACCCATTTCGCGGTGGCTCTGAAGTACAACCCCATGCAGGCTCCGGCCCCCATCGTTCTTGCCAAGGGCGTGAACCATATGGCCGAGAAGATCAAAGCCATTGCCAGGGAAAACAGGGTACCCATTCGGGAGAACAAGCCATTGGCACGGGCATTGTATTCTTCAGTACAAGTGGGGGACGTCATCCCCGAAGAAATGTACCAAGCGGTGGCCGCCATTCTGGCTCAGGTGTTCAAGGCCAGGCCGGGACGGCCTCATTGA